The following coding sequences lie in one Thermosulfuriphilus ammonigenes genomic window:
- the rfaE1 gene encoding D-glycero-beta-D-manno-heptose-7-phosphate kinase, with amino-acid sequence MTQELLEALDKLCGQVVAVVGDLMVDHFIWGDVSRISPEAPVPVVEVHRESLRLGGAANVADNLFCLGLRPLLCGLLGPDASGQWLREELRRRGLPDQGLIPDDRPTTVKTRVVAQGQHVVRFDKERRDPAPLKAVKSILRIIEESLEAIRLIIVSDYAKGTVTAPLMEGLKNLAKSRDIPLLVDPKVDNADLYRGAWLITPNRAEAEALTGHRIRHRQDLVAVVERLRGRLNIPVVLVTLGAEGMALFEGDRPPFFIPALAREIYDVTGAGDTVMAALAAGLTAGLSLSQAAVLANHAAAVVVGKIGTAAITKEELRQQLAEGRSC; translated from the coding sequence ATGACCCAAGAGCTCCTTGAGGCCTTAGATAAACTTTGCGGTCAGGTGGTCGCCGTGGTCGGTGACCTGATGGTAGACCACTTTATTTGGGGGGATGTCTCCCGGATTTCCCCGGAGGCCCCGGTGCCGGTGGTAGAGGTGCATCGGGAAAGTCTTCGCCTGGGAGGAGCGGCCAACGTGGCCGATAACCTTTTTTGTCTGGGGTTAAGGCCTCTTCTCTGCGGTCTTTTGGGGCCGGATGCCTCTGGTCAGTGGTTACGAGAGGAGCTTCGCCGGCGTGGGCTTCCTGATCAAGGGCTTATCCCTGACGACCGTCCGACCACTGTAAAGACCAGAGTGGTGGCTCAGGGACAGCATGTAGTTCGCTTTGACAAGGAAAGGCGTGATCCAGCCCCCCTAAAGGCTGTTAAGTCCATATTGAGGATTATCGAGGAGTCCCTAGAAGCTATTCGGCTTATAATTGTTTCTGACTATGCCAAGGGCACAGTTACAGCCCCTCTAATGGAGGGGTTAAAAAACTTGGCCAAATCGAGGGATATTCCCCTCTTGGTCGACCCCAAAGTGGACAACGCTGATCTTTATCGGGGGGCTTGGTTGATTACACCTAATCGAGCCGAGGCGGAGGCCTTGACCGGCCATCGGATCAGACATCGGCAGGACCTGGTGGCGGTGGTCGAAAGATTGAGGGGGCGTCTCAACATTCCGGTGGTTCTGGTTACCCTGGGGGCAGAGGGGATGGCCCTTTTTGAAGGGGACCGGCCTCCCTTTTTTATCCCGGCCCTGGCCCGAGAGATCTATGATGTTACCGGAGCCGGAGATACCGTGATGGCGGCTCTGGCGGCAGGCCTGACCGCCGGGCTTTCTCTGTCCCAGGCCGCTGTTTTAGCCAACCACGCAGCGGCGGTGGTGGTAGGTAAGATAGGAACGGCAGCGATTACCAAAGAGGAACTTCGGCAGCAGCTCGCTGAAGGGAGGTCCTGTTGA
- a CDS encoding DUF4416 family protein produces MSHPQPSLPAKPIASIFGRREESIEEALRALKKVLGPVILKSSWLPFDLTNYYQPEFGSGLKRLFVAFAGFLAQEDLPRLKHRTYEQEMLLSVAGRRQVNIDPGYLLPERLVLATFKNYSHRIYLSQGVYADLTLIFERGSYRPLPWTYPDYVRDGIPFFNKVRQLYVEELKKEGLWPLKA; encoded by the coding sequence TTGAGTCACCCGCAGCCCTCCTTGCCGGCCAAACCAATAGCCAGTATCTTTGGCCGCCGGGAAGAATCCATTGAAGAGGCTCTAAGGGCTCTAAAAAAGGTGTTGGGTCCAGTAATCCTTAAAAGCTCCTGGCTACCTTTTGACCTAACGAATTATTATCAGCCAGAATTCGGCTCCGGGCTGAAGCGGCTTTTTGTGGCCTTTGCCGGCTTTTTGGCCCAGGAGGATCTACCCCGGCTCAAACATCGAACCTACGAGCAGGAGATGCTCTTATCTGTTGCCGGACGACGCCAAGTGAATATTGATCCCGGCTATCTTCTCCCAGAAAGATTGGTTCTGGCCACCTTTAAGAACTATTCTCACCGCATTTATCTATCCCAGGGGGTCTATGCCGATCTTACCCTGATCTTTGAGAGGGGGAGCTATCGTCCGTTACCCTGGACCTATCCGGATTATGTCCGGGATGGAATTCCCTTTTTTAATAAGGTCCGGCAGCTCTATGTGGAAGAGCTTAAAAAGGAGGGACTATGGCCCTTAAAAGCATGA
- a CDS encoding YicC/YloC family endoribonuclease codes for MALKSMTAFGRTSHSFEGWRLTVEIKSLNHRFLDIILRLPKRYSPLEERIRRLLREKIARGRLEVSVQINGSPPGVLALACNWELARALVTILKNLKAELALEGEVSLAQVASFREIIVPSEEEVDLELLWQELAPLLAKTLEDLQAMRLKEGQALLDDLQERLLKVEDLLGEIKEIWPVAYEAARERLRERLQRALSGIEYDPARLAQEMAIMADKLDINEEMVRLRSHIDQFRHYLSLDEPVGRRLDFLVQEMFREVNTLSNKVQEAKINHLAVEIKGELERLREQIQNIE; via the coding sequence ATGGCCCTTAAAAGCATGACTGCCTTTGGCCGGACCAGTCATTCCTTTGAGGGCTGGCGCCTTACCGTGGAGATTAAAAGCCTTAATCATCGTTTCCTGGACATTATCCTCCGTCTCCCCAAGCGCTACAGCCCTCTTGAAGAGCGTATCCGCCGGCTGCTCAGGGAAAAAATCGCTCGGGGGCGCCTGGAGGTTTCCGTCCAGATAAATGGTTCTCCTCCGGGGGTTCTGGCTCTCGCCTGCAACTGGGAGCTGGCTCGGGCCCTGGTAACCATATTAAAGAATCTTAAGGCCGAGCTGGCTTTGGAAGGAGAGGTCAGTTTGGCCCAGGTGGCTTCTTTCCGGGAGATTATTGTGCCTTCGGAGGAAGAGGTCGATCTGGAGCTCCTCTGGCAGGAACTGGCTCCACTTCTGGCCAAGACTCTTGAAGATCTTCAGGCCATGAGGCTAAAGGAGGGGCAGGCCCTTCTGGATGATCTCCAGGAAAGATTGCTTAAGGTGGAAGACCTCCTTGGAGAGATAAAGGAAATCTGGCCGGTGGCCTACGAGGCAGCCAGAGAGCGCCTTAGAGAACGGCTTCAGCGTGCCCTATCCGGAATTGAGTATGATCCGGCCCGTTTGGCTCAAGAAATGGCCATCATGGCCGATAAATTAGATATTAATGAAGAAATGGTTCGATTGAGGAGCCATATCGATCAATTTCGTCACTATCTTTCTCTTGACGAACCGGTGGGACGCCGTCTGGATTTTCTTGTTCAGGAAATGTTTCGGGAGGTGAATACTCTTTCCAACAAGGTTCAAGAGGCCAAAATAAATCATCTGGCTGTAGAAATAAAAGGGGAACTGGAGCGTCTCCGGGAGCAGATCCAGAACATTGAATGA
- a CDS encoding DUF370 domain-containing protein yields MECKCRLLNIGFGNSVVAERIVAIVNPSSAPMKRLREEAKENKRLIDATQGRRTRSIIITDSNHVILSAIQAETIAQRLSSDIFKMMAAEEEKSK; encoded by the coding sequence GTGGAGTGCAAATGTCGCCTTTTAAACATCGGTTTTGGCAATTCTGTGGTAGCGGAGAGAATTGTGGCCATAGTAAATCCCTCCTCAGCGCCGATGAAAAGGCTGCGGGAGGAGGCAAAGGAGAATAAGCGTCTTATTGATGCTACCCAAGGGCGCCGCACAAGATCCATCATTATTACTGATAGCAATCATGTCATCCTTTCTGCCATTCAGGCCGAAACCATAGCTCAGCGACTCTCTTCAGATATCTTCAAGATGATGGCCGCTGAGGAGGAAAAGTCCAAATAA
- the gmk gene encoding guanylate kinase, whose amino-acid sequence MRRGCLMVISAPSGAGKTTLIRQLLRLEKNLIFSVSHTTRSPRPGEVEGKDYYFVSREEFESLVAAGAFLEWAEVHGNLYGTSMEKIREHLDSGRDVVLDIDVQGARQVRKKMGLEAALIFILPPSWSELERRLRSRGTEDEASLRRRLDAARQEIQAASEFDYLVLNDRFDRALSALRSILTAERLRSFRHSDLLRQWLT is encoded by the coding sequence ATGCGCCGTGGTTGCTTGATGGTCATCTCTGCTCCCTCTGGGGCGGGGAAGACCACCCTTATCCGGCAGCTCCTCAGGCTGGAGAAGAATCTGATCTTCTCTGTCTCCCATACTACCAGATCACCGAGGCCTGGGGAGGTGGAGGGTAAGGATTACTACTTTGTCTCTCGGGAAGAATTTGAGTCTTTGGTGGCCGCGGGGGCCTTTTTGGAATGGGCAGAGGTCCACGGAAATCTCTATGGTACCAGTATGGAAAAAATCCGGGAGCATTTAGACTCCGGGCGCGATGTGGTCTTGGATATAGATGTTCAGGGAGCCCGTCAGGTAAGGAAGAAGATGGGACTCGAGGCGGCCCTGATTTTTATTCTGCCTCCCTCGTGGTCAGAGCTTGAACGACGTTTGCGATCTCGGGGCACGGAAGATGAGGCTAGCCTGAGAAGGCGTCTTGACGCCGCTCGCCAGGAGATTCAGGCGGCCTCAGAATTTGATTATCTGGTGCTCAATGACCGTTTTGACCGGGCCCTTTCTGCCCTGAGATCTATTTTAACCGCTGAACGACTCAGGTCTTTTCGCCATTCTGATCTCCTCCGACAGTGGCTTACCTAA
- the rlmB gene encoding 23S rRNA (guanosine(2251)-2'-O)-methyltransferase RlmB: MAEVIWGYHPVLEALSARPGEVERIVVSQRHLRRHREIINRARRLGIPLEIRAQLPPLKAPHGGKVVHQGVVAYVATYRYATLEEIRNAWQKAEEPAFVLLLDQIIDPQNLGALIRSAEAAGVQGVIIPKHRSARVTATVEKASAGATEHVLVARVTNLVRTMEWLKGEGLWLVGAAPEGEKILYDLDLRGPVGIVVGSEGRGLRPLVAQSCDFLARIPMRGRLSSLNASVAGALFLFEVVRQRLAEERC; encoded by the coding sequence ATGGCCGAGGTGATTTGGGGGTATCATCCGGTGCTCGAGGCCCTCTCGGCCCGACCCGGAGAAGTGGAACGAATTGTCGTCTCCCAGCGCCATCTTCGACGTCATCGGGAGATTATCAACCGGGCCCGTCGTCTGGGAATTCCTCTGGAAATAAGGGCCCAGCTCCCTCCCCTTAAGGCTCCCCATGGAGGGAAGGTGGTTCATCAGGGGGTGGTGGCCTATGTGGCCACTTATCGTTATGCTACCCTGGAGGAGATCCGGAACGCCTGGCAGAAGGCTGAGGAGCCGGCCTTTGTCCTTCTCCTCGATCAAATCATCGATCCTCAGAATCTGGGAGCCCTTATTCGTTCGGCCGAGGCCGCCGGAGTTCAGGGGGTAATTATTCCCAAACATCGATCAGCCAGGGTGACGGCCACGGTGGAAAAGGCCTCGGCCGGGGCTACAGAACATGTTCTTGTCGCTAGGGTGACCAACCTGGTACGGACTATGGAGTGGCTAAAGGGAGAAGGACTCTGGTTAGTAGGGGCCGCCCCCGAAGGAGAGAAGATTCTTTACGATTTGGATCTTCGAGGCCCCGTAGGCATAGTAGTCGGTAGTGAGGGACGGGGGCTCCGCCCCCTGGTGGCCCAGTCTTGTGACTTTCTGGCCAGGATCCCTATGCGCGGACGCCTCTCTTCTCTTAATGCCTCTGTGGCCGGGGCTCTTTTTCTCTTTGAGGTCGTTCGTCAGCGGCTGGCAGAAGAGAGATGTTAA
- a CDS encoding 3-deoxy-D-manno-octulosonic acid transferase produces the protein MLTALYSWLTKGLYYPLVPLVPARLKRIQNLPPGPFDIWFQAVSVGEVAVAEALVGALLQMDPGLRVLVTSTTLTGLDRARKTLGHRVEVAPYVFDFPQLVKAALERVAPRIFSPIETELWPNMILEASGRGAHLLLVNARISPFSFPRYRRLRPFMAEILRRFSAFLAISSVHARRLEALGAHPGRIHICGNAKFEGLSRRITSCDLGPWFDLLDLSLERPVLVVGSLRQGEQDVLAQSLKALFEAVPSLFVLIAPRHLTWLEPLQQSLRGQGLDSQLLSELRSGVPRRASVIVVDEIGHLFCLYGLARVAFVGGSLIPKGGQNLLEPAAWGVPVLYGPYTSNFEEARGLLEDKGGGQVVRSSEDLTKTVLAVLSGSSGGPSGEKAREAAQEASGAATRQARLILEYLSARRP, from the coding sequence ATGTTAACGGCCCTTTATTCCTGGTTGACTAAAGGCCTCTACTATCCTCTGGTCCCCTTGGTGCCGGCCAGACTAAAACGAATTCAGAACCTTCCGCCAGGGCCCTTTGATATATGGTTTCAGGCCGTCTCCGTGGGAGAGGTGGCAGTAGCCGAGGCCCTGGTGGGGGCCCTTCTGCAGATGGACCCAGGGCTTAGGGTCCTGGTAACCAGCACCACCCTCACCGGTCTAGATCGGGCCCGAAAGACCTTAGGGCATAGGGTTGAGGTGGCTCCCTATGTCTTTGACTTTCCTCAGCTGGTAAAAGCGGCCCTGGAGCGGGTGGCTCCCCGGATTTTTTCTCCTATTGAGACGGAGCTTTGGCCCAACATGATCCTTGAGGCCTCGGGTAGAGGAGCTCATCTTTTGCTCGTCAACGCCCGTATTTCCCCCTTTTCTTTCCCGCGCTACCGGCGACTTCGCCCCTTTATGGCCGAGATTTTGCGACGCTTCTCGGCCTTTTTGGCCATCTCTTCCGTCCATGCTCGGCGTCTTGAAGCTCTAGGGGCCCACCCAGGAAGGATTCATATCTGTGGCAATGCCAAATTTGAGGGATTAAGCCGACGTATAACCTCTTGTGATCTGGGGCCATGGTTTGATCTTCTTGATCTTTCTCTCGAAAGGCCGGTCCTTGTAGTGGGAAGTCTCCGGCAGGGGGAACAAGATGTCTTGGCCCAGAGCCTTAAGGCCCTTTTTGAGGCTGTTCCCTCTCTTTTTGTCCTTATTGCCCCTCGGCATCTTACTTGGCTGGAGCCCCTTCAGCAGAGCCTCAGAGGTCAAGGCCTTGACTCCCAGCTCCTCTCCGAACTCCGTTCTGGGGTCCCTAGACGGGCCTCGGTGATTGTCGTGGACGAAATTGGCCATCTTTTCTGCCTTTATGGTCTGGCCCGGGTGGCCTTTGTCGGCGGGAGTCTCATCCCCAAGGGAGGCCAGAACCTCCTGGAGCCGGCGGCCTGGGGGGTTCCGGTACTCTACGGTCCCTACACCTCAAATTTTGAGGAGGCCCGGGGTCTTCTGGAAGACAAAGGCGGAGGACAGGTGGTTCGCTCCTCGGAGGATCTAACCAAGACGGTGCTTGCTGTCCTCTCCGGATCTTCAGGGGGCCCCAGCGGGGAAAAAGCCCGAGAAGCGGCCCAAGAAGCCAGCGGAGCGGCCACCCGGCAGGCCCGGTTGATCCTCGAATATCTTAGCGCACGGCGGCCTTGA
- a CDS encoding alpha-amylase/4-alpha-glucanotransferase domain-containing protein encodes MKALPFVFGIHNHQPLGNFDHVVSRLTETCYLPFLKGIKGARHFRLAIHVSGILLKWWEEKAPQVIETLGELAAEGQVEFVCGGFFEPVLAAISRDDRKEQILRHKDYIRRRFGQTPTGLWLTERVWESQIIEDLADLGIEYVVVDDRHFIVSGFSKDQLFGYYLTESEGKRLAIFPIDETLRYAIPFWPVKNLENYLRDIRFRGGRMFIYFDDGEKFGAWPGTAEWVYQKGWLKNFLEASARWVDEDLVHFLTYQEALKKIPPQGICYLPTASYMEMEEWTLPTSRIYELEELFKRLGDDKERFKGLIRGGHWKNFLVKYPESNHLHKRMLMVSQLTRQPGHWEEGARLSLLAAQCNDAYWHGIFGGLYLPHLRQAVWASLAEAEGTVRRQERAFKIEVSDINFDGQPEVFVHSKEAALVFLPHYGGQLREWTIFSARTNYINTLTRREEAYHRALKEKLLHGTPSPEGAAEGVFSIHHLPRDLEPDLLASLAYDWYERNSFIDHFFDPFRDLEAFRRCDFGEWGDFANQPFGFRREKNELIFSREGGLYPPGLPRHPLKLTKRFRLSQGGREIEVHYHLENLSKERISCRFGVEFNLFPAALAYGQGRLLAGGQQHPLNEAWAAEGVGEVLFEDQAVGARLRLVFPSASLWFFPVETVSQSESGYEKTIQALALMPHFLLELDSGEGLELVIKAAVR; translated from the coding sequence ATGAAGGCCTTGCCCTTTGTCTTCGGGATTCACAATCACCAGCCACTAGGGAACTTCGATCATGTCGTCAGCCGGCTTACCGAAACTTGTTATCTGCCTTTTTTAAAAGGAATAAAAGGGGCCCGGCACTTCCGATTGGCCATTCATGTAAGTGGCATTCTCCTTAAGTGGTGGGAGGAAAAGGCCCCCCAAGTAATCGAGACCTTGGGAGAGCTGGCGGCAGAAGGCCAGGTGGAGTTTGTCTGCGGGGGGTTCTTTGAACCAGTACTGGCAGCGATTAGCCGGGATGACCGTAAAGAGCAAATCTTACGCCACAAAGACTACATCCGGCGTCGCTTTGGTCAGACCCCTACTGGTCTTTGGCTAACGGAGCGAGTCTGGGAATCTCAAATTATCGAAGACCTCGCCGATTTAGGCATTGAATATGTAGTCGTGGATGATCGTCACTTCATTGTCTCCGGTTTTAGTAAAGACCAGCTTTTTGGCTACTACCTTACCGAAAGCGAGGGCAAACGTCTGGCCATCTTCCCTATCGATGAGACCCTGAGATACGCCATTCCCTTCTGGCCGGTAAAAAACCTGGAAAATTATCTGCGAGACATCCGCTTTCGGGGAGGGCGGATGTTCATCTACTTTGACGATGGTGAGAAGTTTGGAGCCTGGCCAGGTACCGCAGAATGGGTTTACCAAAAGGGCTGGCTTAAAAACTTCTTAGAAGCCTCGGCCCGATGGGTTGATGAGGATCTGGTCCACTTTCTTACCTACCAAGAGGCCTTAAAAAAGATTCCTCCTCAGGGAATATGCTATCTCCCCACGGCCTCCTACATGGAGATGGAAGAATGGACTCTGCCCACCAGCCGAATATATGAGCTGGAGGAGCTTTTTAAGCGCCTCGGGGATGACAAGGAACGTTTTAAGGGCCTTATTCGCGGTGGCCACTGGAAGAACTTTCTGGTCAAGTATCCTGAATCCAATCACCTTCACAAAAGAATGCTCATGGTCAGTCAGCTCACCAGGCAACCAGGGCACTGGGAAGAAGGGGCTAGGCTCTCCCTCCTGGCTGCCCAGTGCAACGATGCCTATTGGCATGGCATCTTTGGGGGGCTTTATCTCCCTCATCTTCGTCAGGCCGTCTGGGCCTCTTTGGCAGAGGCTGAAGGGACCGTCCGTCGCCAGGAAAGAGCCTTTAAAATCGAGGTTTCCGATATAAACTTTGATGGCCAACCAGAGGTTTTTGTCCACTCCAAGGAGGCCGCCCTGGTCTTTTTGCCCCATTATGGCGGTCAGCTCCGAGAATGGACTATCTTTTCCGCCCGAACCAACTACATAAACACCCTCACCCGCCGAGAAGAGGCCTATCATCGGGCCCTTAAAGAAAAATTGCTCCACGGAACCCCTTCACCAGAAGGGGCAGCAGAGGGGGTTTTCAGTATCCATCATCTTCCTCGAGACCTAGAGCCGGATCTTTTGGCCTCTCTTGCCTACGACTGGTATGAGCGAAATAGTTTCATTGATCACTTCTTCGACCCCTTTCGGGATCTGGAGGCCTTTAGACGCTGTGACTTTGGGGAGTGGGGAGATTTTGCCAATCAACCCTTTGGCTTCCGGCGTGAAAAAAACGAGCTGATCTTCTCTCGAGAGGGGGGGCTCTATCCTCCCGGACTTCCCAGACACCCCCTTAAGTTGACCAAGCGCTTTCGTCTCTCCCAGGGGGGGCGAGAAATAGAAGTCCATTACCATCTTGAAAACCTTTCAAAAGAAAGAATATCTTGCCGTTTCGGGGTGGAATTCAACCTCTTCCCCGCGGCTTTGGCCTATGGTCAAGGCCGCCTGTTGGCCGGCGGCCAACAACATCCCCTCAATGAGGCCTGGGCTGCCGAGGGGGTGGGCGAAGTCCTTTTTGAGGATCAAGCGGTAGGGGCCAGATTGCGACTTGTCTTTCCTTCGGCCAGCCTGTGGTTTTTCCCGGTGGAAACAGTCTCTCAATCAGAATCTGGCTATGAAAAGACCATTCAGGCCCTGGCCCTTATGCCCCACTTCCTCCTGGAACTGGATTCTGGTGAAGGGCTGGAGCTGGTTATCAAGGCCGCCGTGCGCTAA
- a CDS encoding DUF4202 family protein, producing MLKCITTRIRELVAQSEVPEDPAHAENTLRWLRRLFPEADPALEIAALGHDLERARPQRLRREEFSTYEAFKEAHANLSAQILEKLMRECGADQELIAEVCRLVRRHEQGGDPRADILKEADSLSFFEVNLPLYAARNSPEETKRRCLWGLRRLSPQGLLLVREIDYPNETLRGLVEDSLRLLEEANS from the coding sequence GTGCTTAAATGTATCACAACCCGGATAAGGGAGCTTGTTGCCCAATCCGAGGTCCCCGAAGACCCTGCTCACGCCGAAAACACTCTAAGGTGGCTCCGGCGGCTCTTCCCTGAGGCCGATCCGGCCCTGGAAATTGCTGCCCTGGGGCATGACCTAGAACGAGCCCGACCCCAGCGGCTACGCCGGGAGGAATTCTCTACTTACGAGGCCTTCAAGGAGGCCCACGCCAACCTCAGCGCCCAAATCTTAGAAAAACTTATGCGGGAATGCGGGGCTGATCAGGAACTTATCGCCGAGGTATGCCGACTGGTGAGACGCCATGAACAAGGTGGTGATCCCCGGGCAGACATCCTCAAAGAGGCCGATAGCCTTTCCTTCTTTGAGGTTAACCTTCCCCTTTACGCCGCCCGGAACAGCCCTGAGGAGACCAAACGTCGCTGTCTCTGGGGGCTCCGAAGACTCTCCCCCCAAGGCCTCCTATTAGTTCGGGAGATAGATTATCCCAATGAGACCCTCCGAGGCTTGGTAGAAGATAGCCTGCGTCTTCTCGAAGAGGCCAACTCCTAA
- a CDS encoding NTP transferase domain-containing protein — protein MKAVILAAGRGRRLSELGEPKPLVSLLGLSLIERIILTASRAGIDEFCVITGYRGQEVESALRRLSQTRRLNITTIHNKDWPKGNALSALKGRDFVGQESFFLLMGDHLFDARIIERLKQRPPEEGQVLLAVDSHLDNPFIDPLDATKVQVSQGLIRAIGKEINPYNGYDTGIFYCTPAIFPALQEGIDQGDGRLSGAMEILAKQGSLKAIDIGGLFWIDIDDLSAYQRARKALKENLRSKATDGPISRHINRPISLFITEKLLLPRRISPNQITIFSFLLSLLAAGAFFMTPGWGPILGAFLAQLASIVDGCDGEVARLKFLESPFGGWLDSLLDRYADAALIFAMAGHLHRQQPSDLLLISAFLALVGSFMVSYTAPHYDKLIRRGQVPSGWRIGRDVRIFIIFIGVLAGQILATLILLALLMNLEVLRRIFVFYQLERSPTRSA, from the coding sequence ATGAAGGCCGTTATTCTGGCTGCCGGGCGCGGGAGAAGGCTCTCTGAGCTGGGGGAACCCAAACCCCTGGTTTCCCTTTTAGGGCTTAGCCTCATTGAGCGAATCATTCTCACCGCCTCTCGGGCAGGCATTGATGAATTCTGTGTTATTACCGGCTACCGGGGCCAGGAGGTAGAATCTGCCCTCCGGAGGCTCTCCCAGACCCGGCGACTTAACATAACGACGATTCACAACAAAGACTGGCCCAAGGGAAATGCCCTCTCGGCTTTAAAGGGAAGGGATTTTGTGGGCCAGGAGAGCTTCTTTCTTCTTATGGGCGATCATCTCTTTGACGCCCGCATCATCGAACGCTTAAAACAAAGGCCTCCAGAGGAAGGCCAGGTTCTCCTGGCCGTAGACAGCCATCTGGACAATCCTTTTATAGACCCGCTTGATGCCACTAAGGTTCAAGTTTCTCAAGGTCTGATCCGGGCCATCGGCAAGGAAATCAACCCTTACAATGGCTACGACACCGGAATCTTTTACTGTACGCCAGCCATTTTTCCCGCCCTCCAAGAGGGTATTGATCAAGGGGATGGACGGCTTTCAGGGGCCATGGAAATTTTAGCAAAACAGGGGTCTCTGAAGGCCATAGACATCGGAGGGCTTTTTTGGATAGACATCGACGATCTTTCCGCCTACCAGCGGGCCCGAAAGGCCCTTAAAGAGAATCTTCGATCCAAGGCCACCGATGGCCCCATCTCCCGGCATATAAACCGCCCGATATCACTCTTTATTACCGAAAAACTTCTCCTCCCCAGGAGGATATCTCCCAATCAGATCACCATTTTCTCCTTTCTCCTTTCTCTTCTGGCTGCCGGGGCCTTCTTCATGACCCCCGGTTGGGGGCCTATATTGGGTGCCTTTTTGGCCCAGCTGGCCTCCATTGTGGATGGTTGTGATGGAGAGGTGGCCCGACTCAAATTCCTTGAAAGCCCCTTCGGTGGATGGCTTGATTCTCTCCTGGATCGCTATGCAGATGCAGCCCTCATATTTGCCATGGCCGGTCATCTCCATCGCCAACAACCAAGCGACTTACTTTTGATAAGCGCCTTTCTGGCCCTGGTAGGCTCTTTTATGGTCAGCTACACCGCCCCCCACTATGATAAACTTATCCGCCGGGGGCAGGTCCCTTCTGGCTGGCGCATAGGGCGCGATGTCCGGATCTTTATCATTTTTATTGGAGTTCTGGCCGGACAGATTTTAGCCACCCTGATCCTGTTGGCCCTCTTGATGAATCTTGAAGTATTAAGGAGGATCTTTGTCTTCTATCAGCTTGAAAGATCCCCCACCCGAAGTGCTTAA
- the ispD gene encoding 2-C-methyl-D-erythritol 4-phosphate cytidylyltransferase — protein sequence MNAAVIAAGGTGSRLGAEIPKQFLEIRGKALLLYSLEAFEACPEVEIIVVVAVSSYIKATQRLISEAGLKKVQAVVQGGATRQDSVWAGFKALPSEVEIVLVHDAARPLVSTGLIQTVINKVRETGAAIAACPVRDTVKEVHHGTITRTLPREALFLAQTPQGARKELLQQAFERAQEEGFQATDEASLLERLGIPVAVVPAPTTNLKITSPEDLLLLEALLQVTPRRSGCR from the coding sequence ATGAACGCCGCTGTCATTGCTGCCGGAGGCACAGGAAGCCGTTTAGGAGCCGAGATACCCAAACAGTTTCTTGAAATCCGCGGGAAGGCCCTTCTTCTTTACTCCTTAGAGGCTTTTGAAGCCTGTCCCGAAGTGGAGATCATCGTAGTAGTTGCGGTCTCTTCTTATATTAAGGCCACCCAGAGGTTAATTTCTGAGGCGGGGCTAAAGAAGGTTCAAGCCGTCGTTCAAGGAGGAGCCACCAGGCAGGATTCCGTTTGGGCTGGCTTTAAAGCCCTGCCCTCCGAGGTGGAAATTGTTCTTGTCCATGATGCCGCCCGTCCCTTGGTTTCCACAGGGCTGATCCAGACCGTAATCAACAAGGTCAGGGAAACAGGAGCCGCCATTGCCGCCTGTCCTGTAAGGGATACCGTGAAGGAGGTCCACCACGGAACCATAACCCGAACCCTGCCCCGGGAGGCCCTCTTTTTAGCTCAAACTCCCCAGGGAGCTCGTAAGGAGCTGCTCCAACAGGCCTTTGAACGGGCCCAAGAAGAAGGTTTCCAGGCCACCGATGAGGCCAGCCTGTTGGAGAGGCTGGGAATCCCGGTAGCCGTAGTGCCGGCACCGACAACCAATCTTAAGATTACCAGCCCTGAAGATCTCTTACTTTTGGAGGCCCTCCTCCAGGTAACCCCAAGAAGATCAGGTTGCCGATGA
- a CDS encoding ribonuclease HI family protein, translating to MRNRARELIVFSDGAAKGNPGEAGAGAVIIDATSGQVLAELKAYLGHKTNNEAEYLALIMALDEASKYSPQKVTLRLDSELLVRQLRGQYRVKAANLKPLYQAACERLRRLEAVNIIHIPREENVAADRLANQAIREKQVSG from the coding sequence GTGAGGAATAGGGCTCGCGAGCTGATTGTCTTCAGCGATGGGGCCGCCAAGGGGAATCCCGGGGAGGCTGGGGCTGGAGCGGTAATAATCGATGCTACCAGCGGCCAGGTGCTGGCAGAACTCAAGGCCTATCTGGGCCACAAGACCAACAATGAGGCCGAATATCTGGCCCTAATTATGGCCCTTGATGAAGCCAGTAAATACTCCCCCCAAAAAGTAACCTTAAGGTTAGATTCTGAACTTCTCGTCCGTCAGTTAAGGGGACAGTACCGGGTCAAGGCGGCCAATCTTAAACCCCTCTATCAGGCAGCCTGCGAACGTTTGCGACGTCTGGAGGCGGTGAATATAATACATATACCCAGAGAAGAGAACGTGGCTGCCGACAGGCTGGCCAACCAGGCTATTCGAGAAAAACAAGTTTCGGGGTAA